One window of the Nyctibius grandis isolate bNycGra1 chromosome 21, bNycGra1.pri, whole genome shotgun sequence genome contains the following:
- the RABGAP1L gene encoding rab GTPase-activating protein 1-like isoform X7, with protein sequence MPKRENRRLHEASMRLEQENDDLAHELVTSKIALRNDLDQAEDKADVLNKELLLTKQKLVETEEEKRKQEEETAQLKEVFRKQLEKAESEIKKTTAIIAEYKQICSQLSTRLEKQQAASKDELEVVKGKVMACKHCSEIFSKEGALKLPAVSTENKGIETDDEKDALKKQLREMELELAQTKLQLVEAKCKIQELEHQRGALMNEIQAAKNSWFSKTLNSIKTATGTQPPQQPQPPLAPKESST encoded by the exons ATGCCCAAG aggGAGAACCGCAGGCTCCACGAAGCAAGCATgcggctggagcaggagaacgATGACCTTGCCCATGAGCTTGTAACAAGCAAAATTGCCTTACGGAACGACCTGGACCAG GCTGAAGACAAAGCGGATGTTTTGAACAAGGAACTCCTCCTGACCAAGCAGAAGCTGGTGGAGACGGAGGAAGAGAAGCGGAAGCAGGAAGAGGAAACTGCTCAG CTGAAGGAAGTCTTCAGGAAGCAGCTAGAGAAGGCAGAATCTGAGATTAAGAAAACGACAGCCATTATTGCAGAGTATAAACAG ATTTGTTCCCAGCTGAGTACCAGGCTGGAAAAACAACAAGCAGCCAGTAAAGATGAACTGGAAGTTGTGAAG GGTAAAGTGATGGCCTGCAAACACTGCAGTGAGATTTTCAGTAAGGAGGGGGCACTGAAGCTGCCTGCTGTAAGCACGGAGAATAAAGGCATAGAAACAGATGATGAGAAGGATGCActgaagaagcagctgagagAGATGGAGCTGGAACTTGCACAGACCAAACTGCAGCTTGTGGAAGCCAAGTGCAAAATTCAG GAGCTGGAGCACCAGAGAGGAGCCCTTATGAATGAAATCCAAGCTGCCAAAAACTCTTGGTTTAGCAAAACCCTGAACTCTATCAAAACGGCCACAGGCACGCAGCCACCGCAGCAGCCTCAGCCGCCCCTGGCACCCAAAGAGAGCAGTACATAG